The genome window ACCTCCACAACAGGCCAAGGTGATGTACCGAGTAATTTGGCAGGGTTATACTTTGCAATGAATAGCACTTTCCCAATGCTTACCGATAAACCGTTTGGTGTAATTGCAATGGGTGACAGATGTTACGGCGATACATTTTGTGGCGCAGGGCGTAGCTTTGACGAGTTACTACGCGATTTACAAGCAAAGCCTGTGGGCAACCGCCTAGAAATAGATGCATGTGAAGATTTTGAACCATGGCCAGTAACCGAGCCTTGGTTAAAAGTATGGCTAGAAAAACTACCTGCTTAATTTCTATTACCCTGTCTGAGTATAGGGGAAATAA of Pseudoalteromonas arctica A 37-1-2 contains these proteins:
- a CDS encoding flavodoxin — protein: MAHISIFVGSVNGGAERLSDEVAATIEQAGHTATVITEASLDDIKNASHILIVTSTTGQGDVPSNLAGLYFAMNSTFPMLTDKPFGVIAMGDRCYGDTFCGAGRSFDELLRDLQAKPVGNRLEIDACEDFEPWPVTEPWLKVWLEKLPA